The genomic interval GGGCGATCTGCCGCAAAGCCAGCTCCTGTGCCATGTTCCAGGCATCCATCAAAGACGCCTGATGCGAGCTTGCCACGCTGTAGAGCGTTTTCCCGTTTGTATATACGCTGTGGGACGCGCTCCAATCCGGGATATTGGTTGAATTCATGGAGAGCTTTTCAGGTTTGACCGAGCCGTCGATGAAACCAAAAAGCCCGATCAGATAGCCGTTTATTTCATAGCTATCGATCATCTTCAAGCCCGCGGAAGCTCGATAGAGAAAGCCTATATCGCTGCTCACCACGACGTTGAAGGATATCTTCGCCCAATCGATCTCCTCTTGCATGGCGAGCGAAAGCACGATCTCCTTGTCCACGATGTAGGAGCTGTGATTGCGCGAAAGCGAGACTGCCGCAAAGTCCCTGGCAAAATCAACCGCGCCATCCGAATAGAAGTTATCCGCATAAGTGATACCGATCACATATCCCCCAGCCGGGAGTTCCCACAACCAGCCCGGTGCGTCGAAAGCAAGATGTTGCGGCGGGACAATATCTTTCTGCAAAGGCGCGCGGTTCTTCGCGCAAGCTGAAACAAGCAGGATCAGCAGCAGGGATAGCAAGGATAAGTATCTCATACACAGTTCTTTTTGAGGTGATGGCGGTTTTTGCGCAGCCAGATCAAAAGCGCCGCGGTATCCGTATAGTTCACTCCGGGGATGCGCATTGCTTGTCCGATGCTGCGCGGGCGGATGCGGGAAAGCTTTTCACGCGCTTCCCAGGCAATGGTATCGATGCCGAAAAAGTCTATCTCATCCGGAATAACCAGCTCTTCGGCGGAGGAAAAACGCTCAAGCTCTTCAGCCGCGCGCTTCAGATAGCCCTCATACTTGATCTCAAGTTCGATGCGGCGGGCGATATCCGCGCTCAGATCACCCGCAGGCTGATATCCGTAATTGCATAGATCGGAGAATTTTAGCTCCGGTCGTTTGAGCAACACGGCATATTTGAGCGGCTCTTTAAGAGCGGCATGAGGCTTACATTTTTCGCCCTTGAGGCGTTCAAGTTCCCGGTGCTTGATCTCCAGCATGCTTTGAAAACGTTGCCATCGGACATCCGAAACCAAGCCAAGCTCGTGACCGATTGGCATCATACGCTCATCCGCGTTGTCCTGTCGTAATAAAAGGCGATATTCCGCGCGGGATGTGAACATCCGGTAAGGCTCATTCGTTCCGCAAGTTACGAGGTCATCGATCAAAACCCCGATATAGGCATCGCTGCGTCCGAGGATGAGCGGCTCCTTTCCTTCCAACGAAAGGGAGGCGTTGATCCCCGCCATGATGCCTTGCGCGGCGGCTTCTTCATAGCCGGAGGTGCCGTTTATCTGTCCCGCCAAATACAGTCCTTTGATCTTTTTGCATTCCAGCGAAGCAGAAATCTCCTCGGGAGAGACGTAATCATATTCAATCGCATAGGCATAGCGGATCAGACGCGCTTTTTCCATTCCCGGAATGCTGTGCACGATCATTTCCTGCACATTGGGCGGCAGGCTTGTGGAAATGCCGTTGACATAACCCTCGTGGGTGTGGATTCCCTCCGGTTCAATGAAAATCTGATGCCTCTCGCGCAGGGGAAATTTGACGATCTTGTCTTCGATCGAAGGGCAATAGCGCGGTCCGATACCCTGAATGATGCCTCCATAAAGCGAGGATTCCATCAGATTGGCACGAATGATCTCATGCGTGGCGGGCGTCGTGTGGGTGATCAAACATGAAACCTGATTGCGCAGAACCACGTCTCTGTAATAGGAAAAGCCCTCGGGGTTTGCGTCCCCGGCTTGTTCCTCGAGCTTGGAATAATCCAGAGAACGCAGATCTATACGCGGCGGAGTGCCGGTTTTAAACCTTTCCACCTTCAATCCATGCCCGCATAAAGATACGGATAGTTCCTCCGCGGAAGGCTCACCGCTGCGTCCTCCGGGAATGGCATATTTGCCCACGTGGATGAGACCGCGCAGGAAAGTTCCCGTCGCCAGAATCACTTTCGGCGCACGATAAGTCCTTCCGATGGAAGTTTTTACACCTTTCACTTCCGCGCCCTCGATGATCAACTCGCTCACCACGCTTTCGATGACGTGCAAGCCAGCCTGATCTTCGATTAACCGGTGCATTAATGATGAGTATTGAGCCCGATCGTTTTGCACTCTCGGAGCCCAGACCGCCGGTCCTTTGCTGCGGTTGAGCATGCGAAAATGGATGCCAGTGAGATCCGCCACATAGCCAAGCTGCCCACCCAAAGCGTCGATTTCTCTTGCCAGATGACCCTTGGCAGGACCTCCGACGGAAGGATTGCAGCTCATTCTGCCGATGGATTCGATCTTGATCACAAAAACTGCCGTTTTTGCCCCACGCCGAGAGGCTGCCAAAGCAGCTTCAATACCAGCGTGCCCGGCACCGACGACGATCACGTCGTAATCAAAATGCATCCAGCCCGCCTAATTCAGTCTTTCGTAAATCCAGGCAAGCAGTGGTTCAAATCCGGTGTTTTTGAGCGAGGAAACGGCAAACATTGTTTCGTCTCTGAGCCCCAAACCCTTGTGCAGAATCGCCAATGTCCTGGCTATCTTCGTCTTGGGGATTTTATCCGCCTTGGTGGCTACGACACAATGATCGATATTGCGCAGACGCAGCAGTTCCAGCATCAGAACGTCTTTTCCATCCGCGGGATGGCGGATATCGACAAGCACGATGATGCTGCGCAGTTGCTCGCGCTGCTCCAGGTATTTACTGATCATTTTACGCCATTTTTCCTGCTCGGCGAGGCTGATATCAGCAAAGCCATATCCCGGCAGGTCAGTCACTTGCAAAAATCCTTGCACCGGCGGCTCATCCTGTTTCCAACGCAGCAAAAAGAAATTCAACAGCCGCGTCTTGCCAGGTGTGCCGCTGGTCTTTGCCAGTCCATGATGATTGGTGATCAGGTTGATGAGCGTGGATTTGCCCACGTTGCTTCTACCGGCGAAGGCAAATTCCGGATAGGCGGAAGCGGGATAGTCAGCCGGCTCGATCGCGCTTTTCACATAGAAGGATTCCACAATTCTAATCATTTGAATACACCACGCTGGAGCGTTCAGATTCGCAGATATCGACAAAGCTCACGCTTGCGGGCTGCCCTTCAAGCTCTTTCTGCATGCGTTCATAGACATATTTTGCCAGGTTTTCGCTGGTGGGATTCACCCCATCAAGCTCTTCAACATCGTTCAAATAAGCATGGTCGAGCGGAGCGAGGATGCCGGTGAGCAGTTTCTTGATCACGCCAAAATCCACCGCCATGCCGATCTCGTCAAGCTCGCTGGCGATGATGCAGACCCGCACTCCCCAGTTGTGACCATGCAGATTTTTGCAGGCTCCTTCATAGCCGCAGAG from Candidatus Cloacimonadaceae bacterium carries:
- the yihA gene encoding ribosome biogenesis GTP-binding protein YihA/YsxC, translating into MIRIVESFYVKSAIEPADYPASAYPEFAFAGRSNVGKSTLINLITNHHGLAKTSGTPGKTRLLNFFLLRWKQDEPPVQGFLQVTDLPGYGFADISLAEQEKWRKMISKYLEQREQLRSIIVLVDIRHPADGKDVLMLELLRLRNIDHCVVATKADKIPKTKIARTLAILHKGLGLRDETMFAVSSLKNTGFEPLLAWIYERLN
- the mnmG gene encoding tRNA uridine-5-carboxymethylaminomethyl(34) synthesis enzyme MnmG, whose protein sequence is MHFDYDVIVVGAGHAGIEAALAASRRGAKTAVFVIKIESIGRMSCNPSVGGPAKGHLAREIDALGGQLGYVADLTGIHFRMLNRSKGPAVWAPRVQNDRAQYSSLMHRLIEDQAGLHVIESVVSELIIEGAEVKGVKTSIGRTYRAPKVILATGTFLRGLIHVGKYAIPGGRSGEPSAEELSVSLCGHGLKVERFKTGTPPRIDLRSLDYSKLEEQAGDANPEGFSYYRDVVLRNQVSCLITHTTPATHEIIRANLMESSLYGGIIQGIGPRYCPSIEDKIVKFPLRERHQIFIEPEGIHTHEGYVNGISTSLPPNVQEMIVHSIPGMEKARLIRYAYAIEYDYVSPEEISASLECKKIKGLYLAGQINGTSGYEEAAAQGIMAGINASLSLEGKEPLILGRSDAYIGVLIDDLVTCGTNEPYRMFTSRAEYRLLLRQDNADERMMPIGHELGLVSDVRWQRFQSMLEIKHRELERLKGEKCKPHAALKEPLKYAVLLKRPELKFSDLCNYGYQPAGDLSADIARRIELEIKYEGYLKRAAEELERFSSAEELVIPDEIDFFGIDTIAWEAREKLSRIRPRSIGQAMRIPGVNYTDTAALLIWLRKNRHHLKKNCV
- the queD gene encoding 6-carboxytetrahydropterin synthase QueD — its product is MYKLSVTDSFSAAHRLCGYEGACKNLHGHNWGVRVCIIASELDEIGMAVDFGVIKKLLTGILAPLDHAYLNDVEELDGVNPTSENLAKYVYERMQKELEGQPASVSFVDICESERSSVVYSND